A stretch of the Borrelia hispanica CRI genome encodes the following:
- a CDS encoding DUF603 domain-containing protein translates to MNKVKRAYEDYAMYFDEGRLNDTEIAKELGVSRANVSKMRQKWENIKDNPKEFFSESKVTICKTTLNSILDRVLETNAKARELKSQFSIAKSQLGLKFMKAFNNYLELELEDCIEEIDLLEREIKMSKKKGNSRELQDKKIKLKDLKREKEDKTMKLCYETMKKLKIADLDESRFKFEG, encoded by the coding sequence ATGAATAAAGTAAAGAGGGCATATGAAGATTATGCCATGTATTTTGATGAAGGTCGATTAAATGATACTGAAATAGCGAAAGAACTTGGTGTTTCACGAGCTAATGTAAGTAAAATGAGACAAAAATGGGAAAATATCAAAGATAATCCAAAGGAATTTTTTAGTGAAAGTAAAGTAACTATTTGTAAAACTACTCTTAATAGTATATTAGATCGAGTACTCGAGACAAATGCTAAAGCACGTGAACTTAAGAGTCAATTTAGTATAGCCAAAAGTCAACTTGGACTTAAGTTTATGAAGGCATTTAACAATTATTTAGAATTGGAACTTGAGGATTGTATAGAAGAAATAGATCTATTGGAGAGAGAGATTAAAATGAGTAAAAAGAAAGGAAATAGTAGAGAACTTCAAGATAAGAAAATTAAGCTTAAAGATTTAAAACGTGAGAAAGAAGATAAAACAATGAAGTTATGTTATGAAACAATGAAGAAACTCAAAATCGCAGACTTAGATGAGAGTAGATTTAAGTTTGAAGGATAA